ACTTACTGCACAGATCTTGAAGTAACCCAGGGAAGCGTTTCTTATGCCGATTGGTACTTGCCATCTAAAGATGAACTCGCCAAAATGTATCAGAATCGGGTATTGATAAACTCTGTGGCGCAGGCCAACAGCGGCAATGCCTTCAGCACAACTGATGCTTACTGGACCTCCACGGAATACAGCAACACCGATGCGTACATCCAGAATTTTGGAACAGGTGCTTCAAGCCACGCTAACAAATCGGGATTCTATGCTGTAAGGGCTATTCGCTCGTTTTGATAATTCAGAGCGCATCGCCCTGAACCTATGGATCAGTCCTTCACACAACGGATAGAATGCCCTTCAAACTTCCCTGCCGAACCGGTCCAAACTCCGTTGGATGTGTAATAGAGTATGCGATGATTCAGCACAGAACTGTTCCCCGTTGAGGTCCACCAATAACCGGAACCATAGATCTCTTGGAAATCGCCACCACCCAATCGCTCTCCTCCAGGAAGCGCGGTGAATCCGCTTGAGTTGGTGGCTCCTGTATTTGGCGATAACCAAATGGTGATTCCCGTTGCTTTCAATGCACCGCCTCCATATGAATATCCTCCGTTTACGGCATGAAGCGCATCCCACTCAGTTGAGCTGGGGACATGCCAACCATCTGGACAAACGTTACGTGAATCCTCCACAGCCCAACCATTATAGAGTTTCCCGAATACATCCATGTTCTGCGGGTTATTGTTGTAAGCACACCAAGCACCATCTGAAGATGATGCCCAGTCCACGTTTGTTTCAAGGTTCAGAATGGAATCACCATTCGCATATCGACACACCTTGAGGTTCTCAGCCATCCATGTCTGTCCTGAACTGGCAAGGATGGTCGGATAGACATTCCCGTCAATATCCACCAAACTGTCTGCTGGCTGATAAGGGTCGTTGGTCACCTGAAAAACGATTTCATTTCCGTAGGCCGTACCGGCATTGTTGATGGCATAGGCCCGCGCATGATAGACAGAATCAACCGAAAGACCGGTCAGCATGCTTTGGAACGTTCCGGTACCTTGTCCATCCTGAGTCGTATTGTCGGCAGTTGTGGGATTGGAATTTGTACTCCAGCAAACACCTCTCTGAGTTACGGAAGTCCCTCCATTGGCATCTACAAAACCTCCCAATTCGGCAGTTGAGGCCGTAAACGCGCCAAGCGGAAGCGTGGTAACCAAAGGCAATGCTCCCGGATCACCTACTGCTGTATAGGTAATGCTGTCTATATCATTGATCGGGATCTGGATAAGCGGCTCATTCGCCTGATAAATGTTCATCAATGCCTGACCTTGCGCATCAAGCACCATTAGAACAACCGAAAGAATTGAGATCAGTTTTTTCATGTTACCTGTTTATGATCAGTAATTTGTTGAACTGTGCATTGCCAATTGCCACACGCACCAAATACGTTCCGTTCGAGATCGAGCCGATATCGGATTCATTGCATGACCAGTTGAAATTCTGAATTCCCGCCTGTCTGGTCCCGGCAAAAACGGTCTTGACCAGCGCACCGCTTATGGAGTAAATGTTTATTTGCAAAGGTGTGTCCTGCAGCAGGTTGAAACGAATATTCACCTCATCCGATGCCGGATTTGGAAAAACATTCAATCCTTGATCATCAACCACCAATCCGTCTGGAACAGACAGATACCATTGATCATACTCATA
The sequence above is drawn from the Flavobacteriales bacterium genome and encodes:
- a CDS encoding T9SS type A sorting domain-containing protein gives rise to the protein MKKKLVCWVFSLLSFHVGFGQNIYVHTTDGATHTYPLIDVSSITFSDNVMNLNLITDDTVSWNISVVKFYEYDQWYLSVPDGLVVDDQGLNVFPNPASDEVNIRFNLLQDTPLQINIYSISGALVKTVFAGTRQAGIQNFNWSCNESDIGSISNGTYLVRVAIGNAQFNKLLIINR